AATCATTCCTGTTAGATTTTCCGCTTGGGTTTTTATCCCGTGAATTTGCGAAGTGCGAAAATCCACTTCGTTGCAATTGGTGTTAGCAAATTGCGAATTACTCAAATCACTTTCTGCAAAATTAATGTTTCGCAATTTGCCATTCAAAAAATCCGCCTCGCGCAGATCGCAGTTTTCAAACGCGACATTCTTAAGCGACGCAAAACGAAAATTTGATAAAATAAACTCAACTACCCTCGACTAAAGTCGA
This genomic stretch from bacterium harbors:
- a CDS encoding pentapeptide repeat-containing protein, which translates into the protein MLSNFRFASLKNVAFENCDLREADFLNGKLRNINFAESDLSNSQFANTNCNEVDFRTSQIHGIKTQAENLTGMIIGTDQIMDIARLFGVEIR